Proteins encoded in a region of the Gammaproteobacteria bacterium genome:
- a CDS encoding GNAT family N-acetyltransferase produces the protein MTKLAFHWMLGERCAMLSRWVLGIQRRTVYLVPPSVEDLEWMFDQFHNPEISEMFGYLHLGGPIMIYRYSAGALIVATIKLVATRERIGFLIMYPPAELRFWEFGYAIPDPANRNAFNALNSTDALAHYMFEHLEVSLLGWRTREDNRTADAVVRRLGYPPGERIEELGHRYTLYRLNREGWMKRREKLERGEARQQAGHPAFFVLPPPYEPIT, from the coding sequence GTGACGAAGCTGGCGTTTCATTGGATGCTGGGAGAACGTTGTGCCATGCTGTCACGCTGGGTATTGGGGATACAACGCCGCACTGTTTATCTCGTGCCGCCCTCGGTGGAAGATCTGGAATGGATGTTCGATCAGTTCCACAATCCGGAAATTTCAGAAATGTTTGGTTACCTTCACTTGGGCGGCCCGATCATGATTTACCGTTATAGTGCGGGTGCCCTGATTGTCGCGACCATCAAGTTGGTGGCTACGCGGGAACGCATTGGGTTTTTGATCATGTATCCTCCTGCGGAACTCAGGTTCTGGGAATTCGGCTATGCCATTCCCGACCCCGCGAACCGGAATGCCTTCAATGCGTTGAATTCCACGGATGCGCTTGCACATTACATGTTCGAACATCTGGAAGTGTCACTGCTGGGCTGGCGCACCCGGGAGGATAATCGTACCGCCGATGCGGTAGTGCGACGTCTGGGATACCCGCCGGGCGAGCGTATTGAGGAATTGGGACATCGTTACACCCTCTACCGTTTGAATCGGGAGGGATGGATGAAGCGCCGGGAGAAGCTGGAACGTGGTGAGGCACGACAGCAAGCTGGGCACCCAGCCTTTTTTGTCTTGCCACCTCCGTATGAACCGATAACTTAA
- a CDS encoding GNAT family protein, translating into MRRIDGNNATDREICILVVVMHLDHRKALRERGACYSRWVLGIQRRTVYLVPPSSMDLEWMSEQFGNPEISEMFGYRNLGTPTMIRRYNAGTLVVATIKLVATRERIGFLIMYPPAKFDFWEFGYAITDPTHRNAFHALNATDAVGHYMFEHLGATLCGWRTRDDNQAAGAVVRRLGYTPGEIIEEGGHHYTIYRLSKEGWKRRREKLERGEQETPNKSPLFFTLPPPYDPILHR; encoded by the coding sequence ATGCGGAGAATTGATGGCAATAACGCCACGGACAGGGAAATTTGCATCTTGGTGGTCGTGATGCATCTGGATCATCGCAAGGCGCTTAGGGAACGCGGCGCATGCTATTCGCGCTGGGTACTGGGGATACAGCGCCGCACCGTATATCTTGTGCCCCCGTCATCGATGGATCTCGAATGGATGTCCGAACAATTCGGCAATCCGGAAATCTCCGAGATGTTTGGTTATCGCAATTTGGGCACGCCAACCATGATCCGCCGCTACAATGCGGGCACGCTGGTCGTGGCCACCATAAAGTTGGTGGCCACCCGTGAACGCATCGGCTTTCTGATCATGTATCCGCCGGCGAAATTCGATTTCTGGGAGTTCGGCTATGCCATTACGGATCCCACGCACCGCAATGCCTTCCACGCTTTGAACGCCACGGATGCGGTCGGGCATTACATGTTTGAGCATCTGGGCGCAACCCTCTGCGGCTGGCGCACGCGTGATGATAACCAGGCCGCCGGTGCCGTCGTGCGCCGGCTGGGATACACGCCAGGCGAGATCATCGAGGAGGGCGGGCATCATTACACCATTTACCGATTGAGCAAGGAGGGATGGAAAAGGCGGCGCGAGAAGCTGGAACGCGGGGAACAGGAGACGCCGAATAAATCACCGCTTTTTTTCACCCTGCCGCCGCCATACGACCCCATTCTTCATCGTTAG
- a CDS encoding isochorismatase family protein translates to MTLPTPSNDGLCRHDASQLVVIDLQEKLGAAMPEKVINRVIKNTVLLLSAATRLGIPVIVTEQYPKGLGTLLPGIGSAVPAQSRRLEKTCFSCVAATGFEAVSQNTARPQIVVAGMEAHVCVLQTAFDLHAAGRQVFVVEDAVCSRRLENYESAINRLRHGGVTVTNSESVVFEWLRDAQHAEFKSLSAILR, encoded by the coding sequence ATGACATTGCCCACGCCATCGAATGACGGTTTGTGCCGCCATGACGCGAGCCAGCTCGTGGTGATAGACCTCCAGGAAAAACTGGGCGCGGCGATGCCGGAGAAGGTCATCAACCGTGTCATCAAAAATACCGTCTTGCTGCTCAGCGCCGCCACTCGACTCGGCATCCCCGTGATCGTCACGGAACAGTATCCCAAGGGGCTGGGTACGTTGTTACCGGGCATCGGTTCGGCAGTGCCGGCACAAAGCAGGCGCCTGGAAAAAACCTGTTTTTCATGCGTGGCCGCAACAGGCTTCGAGGCGGTGAGCCAGAATACCGCGCGCCCGCAGATCGTCGTGGCCGGCATGGAGGCCCATGTATGCGTGCTGCAAACCGCCTTCGATCTGCATGCCGCGGGCCGTCAAGTATTTGTCGTCGAAGATGCCGTTTGTTCACGGCGGCTGGAAAATTATGAAAGCGCCATCAACCGCCTGCGTCATGGCGGAGTCACCGTCACCAATTCCGAGTCCGTGGTTTTCGAGTGGCTGCGTGACGCGCAGCATGCGGAGTTCAAATCCCTCTCCGCCATCCTCCGCTGA
- a CDS encoding M55 family metallopeptidase — protein MRRILLIADMEGIAGVDMLPSLIAGTAEYDAACMRMTVQVNAMIEGFAAAGYDEIIVSDSHRGGAKGTNVRPESLHPLARLVLDEDAYAAFYFRDVEAVACIGMHAPAGTQGFAAHTVSVQCDWWSHGRRLSETDIVLALAAEQGLPVALIAGDDVLCGTLPPAVPRVQIKTSRDPESAVSMDETAACETLRKAAAGTIPVRLPPPLAQPLEIVFKSRWQAEWAALRGARRCSEYRIAVEGGSFRERYERGHRLVLDTITGVIPAVRGAPGSTELAEDITELITRPVVTMENEVRPLPTGDLRKTAQMFLHCTTFSDEFGVVLRALILHMLEAWAPSVYAELELSPVLGDALRELRRIPLTFPCALKPHEGMARVDAWYILKERRLTGCEMDLESLRGYVRHLHAERAFIYAFIIAGMTESLGVDTGMRFPDRPLRGQSRTYDLYWVAHEFFFAAHYLCRPLSFAGWETRTEELLIAVPWLLRQGHADLAAEVALCLQLMGEYAAPRHRQLLEFLLAAQRPDGALLDGSLGDPPELLADHATGVLLLALAGAEEWNRRRSTGP, from the coding sequence GTGAGGAGGATACTGCTGATCGCCGACATGGAAGGCATCGCCGGCGTGGATATGCTGCCCTCACTCATCGCCGGGACAGCCGAATATGACGCCGCCTGCATGCGCATGACCGTGCAGGTGAATGCAATGATCGAAGGATTTGCCGCTGCCGGATACGACGAAATCATTGTCAGTGACAGTCATCGCGGGGGCGCCAAGGGCACCAATGTGCGGCCGGAATCGCTGCATCCACTGGCCCGGCTGGTGCTGGACGAGGATGCCTACGCTGCATTTTATTTTCGTGATGTCGAGGCCGTGGCCTGCATCGGCATGCACGCGCCCGCCGGAACGCAGGGCTTCGCCGCGCATACGGTCAGTGTGCAGTGCGACTGGTGGTCGCATGGCCGGCGTTTGAGCGAGACTGACATCGTGCTGGCGCTGGCAGCGGAGCAGGGGTTGCCGGTGGCGCTGATCGCGGGCGATGACGTCCTGTGCGGAACTCTGCCGCCGGCGGTTCCTCGTGTCCAGATCAAGACCAGCCGCGATCCGGAGTCGGCTGTATCCATGGACGAGACTGCGGCGTGCGAGACTTTGCGCAAGGCTGCTGCCGGCACGATCCCTGTGCGGCTGCCGCCGCCGCTCGCACAGCCGCTGGAAATCGTATTCAAGAGCCGCTGGCAGGCGGAATGGGCAGCACTGCGAGGTGCGCGACGCTGCTCCGAATATCGCATTGCGGTGGAGGGCGGAAGTTTCCGCGAACGCTACGAACGGGGCCACCGGCTCGTCCTCGACACCATCACCGGGGTCATTCCGGCGGTGCGCGGCGCTCCGGGCAGTACGGAGTTGGCAGAGGACATCACGGAGTTGATCACGCGACCGGTGGTGACAATGGAGAATGAAGTCCGCCCCCTCCCCACCGGTGATCTGCGCAAGACCGCACAGATGTTTCTCCACTGCACGACATTCTCCGATGAGTTCGGCGTCGTATTACGAGCCCTGATTCTGCACATGCTGGAGGCTTGGGCGCCCAGCGTGTATGCAGAGCTTGAGTTGTCCCCGGTTTTGGGAGATGCCCTGCGGGAATTGCGGCGGATACCTCTGACCTTTCCATGCGCACTCAAACCCCACGAAGGCATGGCGCGCGTGGATGCGTGGTATATCCTGAAAGAACGTCGGTTAACCGGCTGTGAGATGGACCTCGAATCATTGCGGGGCTATGTGCGTCATCTGCATGCAGAAAGGGCGTTTATTTATGCCTTTATCATCGCCGGCATGACGGAGAGTCTTGGCGTGGACACGGGAATGCGTTTCCCCGATCGCCCCCTGCGCGGACAATCGCGGACCTATGATTTGTATTGGGTCGCACACGAATTTTTCTTTGCCGCACACTACTTGTGCCGGCCATTATCTTTTGCAGGGTGGGAGACACGCACGGAGGAGTTGTTGATAGCGGTGCCGTGGTTGCTGCGGCAGGGGCACGCCGATCTGGCCGCCGAGGTGGCCCTATGCCTGCAATTGATGGGGGAATACGCGGCGCCGCGTCACCGGCAATTGCTGGAATTCCTGCTCGCCGCGCAACGCCCGGACGGCGCGCTGCTGGACGGTTCGCTGGGTGATCCTCCGGAATTGCTGGCGGACCACGCGACCGGCGTGCTGCTGCTGGCGCTGGCGGGTGCGGAGGAGTGGAATCGCCGACGGAGCACCGGACCATGA
- a CDS encoding ATP-grasp domain-containing protein, translating to MDMPVIAMFADRNSEQLTRAADAVRREGGEPKVFDIQLGGASRSRMTCGTQSLVWDDMDFGDIRAIHVRCTSPNTLPTPPPILNVGFYSDWRGQFLREQEYQAAAYGFFDELAARGKLVVNPLTAGYIDHNTKSQFYAKLHSWGFDVPRTLTTNDPAVAELFIAANSEVVVKPAMGIGSTRLITPADRRRLGEFRACPVLMQERVRGHVVRAHVVADAMVLALRIRAEHVDSRTSTEGFDYYAMPGREQQRVVEATRRLGLHFAAWDLIVTNEGRHVYLDCNPGPYLLWIGPEFVAAVLTQLARYLVTYARRESLSAAAAAVEPVPPPVGS from the coding sequence ATGGATATGCCGGTGATCGCGATGTTCGCCGATCGCAACAGCGAACAGCTGACCCGTGCCGCTGACGCGGTACGGCGCGAAGGTGGCGAGCCCAAGGTCTTCGACATTCAATTGGGGGGCGCAAGCCGCTCGCGCATGACCTGCGGAACGCAAAGTCTTGTCTGGGACGACATGGACTTTGGGGACATCCGCGCAATTCATGTGCGTTGCACTTCACCCAATACCCTGCCGACGCCGCCCCCGATCCTTAACGTCGGTTTTTACAGCGACTGGCGAGGTCAATTCCTGCGCGAGCAGGAATACCAGGCGGCCGCCTATGGCTTCTTCGATGAACTCGCGGCGCGCGGCAAACTGGTGGTCAATCCCCTGACCGCCGGTTACATCGATCACAATACCAAGTCGCAGTTTTACGCCAAGTTGCATTCATGGGGCTTCGATGTGCCCCGTACGCTGACCACCAATGATCCAGCGGTGGCGGAGTTGTTTATCGCGGCGAACAGTGAAGTCGTCGTGAAACCTGCCATGGGCATTGGTTCGACCCGCCTCATCACACCGGCGGATCGGCGGCGCCTCGGGGAATTCCGCGCCTGCCCGGTGTTGATGCAGGAACGCGTCCGCGGCCATGTCGTGCGCGCGCACGTGGTGGCGGATGCGATGGTACTGGCCCTGCGCATTCGCGCCGAACACGTCGATTCACGCACCAGCACGGAGGGCTTTGACTACTACGCCATGCCCGGCAGGGAACAACAGCGCGTGGTGGAAGCCACGCGCCGGCTGGGGCTGCATTTCGCGGCGTGGGACCTCATTGTCACAAATGAAGGAAGGCACGTTTATCTCGATTGCAATCCGGGGCCGTATCTTCTCTGGATCGGGCCTGAATTTGTGGCCGCCGTATTGACGCAACTGGCGCGTTATCTGGTGACTTACGCGCGCAGGGAATCCCTTTCGGCCGCCGCCGCCGCCGTGGAGCCCGTGCCGCCCCCTGTGGGGTCGTGA
- a CDS encoding FAD-binding oxidoreductase, translating to MPGSPAYERRRRGWNAAIDQRPHIIVECADAEDVRQAVQFAAAHDASIAVRGGGHSIAGHSSADRSVLLDLARFKKIQINPVDRTVAAGGGATWGEMVAATAPHQLATPGGFNPDVGIGGLTLGGGYGALTRLFGLACDNLIDVELINAQGGRVTVDEHRDPELFWALRGAGANFGVATSLRYKLHSIPPLYGGHVAYPLQRCRELLHFYRDYVAGLSDATTAYLGMRRQRSGSAVAFVAALHAGPTSEAEHILAPLRRFSTPMIDDFAPRTYAAIHQANVGAFPSGLGHYWRAHFLQGLTDPVLNIIAEHTSHATDADFYTVIEHLGGAMGRVAPQATAFAHRDATFGIAITTQWQLEEDPADSMRWVRELHQALIPESSGGVYVNYVGADAAPTTKHAVYGANYERLVQLKRRYDPANLFRHNVNIDPLQSGNP from the coding sequence ATGCCCGGATCACCAGCGTACGAGCGCAGACGCCGCGGTTGGAATGCGGCCATCGATCAACGCCCGCATATCATCGTGGAATGCGCCGACGCGGAGGACGTGCGGCAGGCCGTGCAATTCGCGGCGGCGCACGATGCCAGCATTGCCGTGCGCGGCGGCGGCCACAGCATCGCCGGCCACAGCAGCGCGGATCGTTCGGTGCTGCTGGATCTGGCACGTTTCAAGAAGATACAAATCAACCCCGTCGACCGCACTGTCGCCGCCGGCGGCGGCGCAACCTGGGGTGAAATGGTTGCCGCCACCGCGCCACATCAACTGGCCACGCCGGGCGGCTTCAACCCGGACGTCGGTATCGGCGGATTGACCCTGGGCGGTGGCTATGGGGCGCTGACCCGCCTCTTTGGGCTGGCCTGCGACAACTTGATCGACGTTGAACTGATAAATGCGCAGGGCGGGCGTGTGACGGTGGATGAACATCGCGATCCCGAGCTGTTCTGGGCGCTGCGCGGCGCCGGCGCCAATTTCGGCGTGGCGACGTCACTGCGCTACAAGCTGCATTCCATTCCACCGTTGTATGGCGGTCACGTGGCGTATCCTCTTCAGCGCTGCCGAGAGTTATTGCATTTCTATCGCGACTATGTGGCGGGATTGTCCGATGCCACCACGGCATATCTAGGCATGCGCCGTCAACGCAGCGGATCAGCGGTTGCATTCGTCGCCGCCCTGCACGCGGGTCCGACGTCGGAGGCGGAGCACATACTTGCCCCTTTACGCAGGTTTTCCACGCCCATGATCGATGACTTTGCGCCCAGGACTTATGCCGCCATTCATCAAGCCAACGTGGGCGCATTCCCGTCGGGGCTCGGCCATTACTGGCGCGCGCATTTTCTGCAGGGTCTTACGGACCCGGTCTTGAATATCATTGCCGAACACACATCACATGCGACCGACGCGGATTTTTATACTGTCATTGAACATCTGGGCGGCGCCATGGGTCGGGTCGCTCCACAGGCCACCGCCTTCGCACACAGGGACGCCACTTTCGGCATTGCCATCACCACCCAATGGCAGCTTGAGGAAGATCCGGCCGACTCCATGCGGTGGGTTCGGGAACTGCACCAGGCCCTGATTCCGGAATCGAGCGGTGGTGTATATGTGAATTATGTCGGCGCTGACGCCGCGCCAACGACTAAACACGCCGTCTACGGCGCCAACTATGAACGCCTGGTCCAACTCAAGCGCCGTTATGACCCGGCGAATCTGTTCAGACACAACGTGAATATCGACCCGCTTCAGTCCGGCAATCCATAA
- a CDS encoding GNAT family N-acetyltransferase → MKNKVHWLLRIWGYQCLRKPVIDLVFPLWAGSRGIYWSRWVYGIQRRTVYLVPPAKEDLGWVFNHFNSQEISEMFGFQTQGTPNMILRYSEGTLVLAIIKAVATHKRLGFLVMFPPIRGNNYWEFGYALPDPADRNAFHALNTHDAVGHYMFDHMNVPLCGSRSRDDNHAANAVIRRLGYKPVNSCEQNGHKYEFFAMYQEDWQRRRKKLARGEERENTGRPLFYTLPHPYLPVV, encoded by the coding sequence ATGAAAAATAAAGTCCATTGGCTGTTGCGCATCTGGGGCTACCAGTGCTTGCGCAAACCAGTGATCGATCTGGTCTTCCCCTTATGGGCGGGAAGCCGCGGCATCTACTGGTCACGCTGGGTCTACGGCATCCAGCGCCGGACGGTTTACCTGGTGCCGCCGGCGAAGGAAGACCTAGGCTGGGTATTTAACCACTTCAACAGCCAGGAAATATCCGAAATGTTCGGTTTCCAGACGCAGGGAACGCCAAATATGATATTGCGCTACTCTGAAGGCACGCTGGTGTTGGCCATCATCAAGGCGGTGGCGACCCATAAGCGTCTCGGTTTCCTGGTCATGTTCCCACCAATCCGGGGCAACAATTATTGGGAATTTGGCTATGCCCTGCCGGACCCGGCCGATCGTAACGCCTTTCATGCGCTTAATACGCATGACGCCGTCGGGCACTATATGTTCGATCATATGAATGTGCCGCTATGTGGTTCGCGCTCTCGCGATGATAATCACGCCGCTAATGCCGTGATCCGGCGTCTGGGTTACAAACCCGTAAACAGTTGCGAGCAGAATGGGCACAAATACGAGTTTTTTGCGATGTACCAGGAAGACTGGCAAAGGCGGCGGAAGAAGCTTGCGCGCGGAGAAGAGCGGGAAAACACCGGTCGTCCACTGTTTTATACTTTGCCTCATCCCTACCTTCCTGTGGTTTAA
- a CDS encoding SDR family oxidoreductase, protein MTTRGNMVITGASTGIGEACALHFARAGFTVYAGVRNDSDAGRLQRSSPNLQPALLDVTVESSIERAIEHIAAQTGAAGLCGLVNNAGIAVAAPLECVSLGKFRRQLEVNVIGALAVTQRCLPLLRQGRGRIVNMSSVSGLVAPPFVGPYAASKFALEALSDALRLELKPWRIHVAVVEPGPVATPIWQKSRDAVAQFMEDLPPTYRMLYGQATQQMARVMEDAAGAAVPADWVVAAVEHALLSPRPRTRYLASRGMRFTMWLSRLLPDRWRDRGLLKHYGLPD, encoded by the coding sequence ATGACCACGCGCGGAAATATGGTCATCACCGGCGCATCGACCGGAATTGGCGAGGCCTGTGCTCTTCATTTCGCGCGCGCCGGTTTCACGGTATACGCCGGTGTGCGCAATGACAGTGATGCCGGGCGGCTACAACGATCCAGTCCGAATCTTCAACCGGCGCTGCTTGATGTGACTGTCGAGTCGTCAATTGAGCGCGCCATCGAGCATATCGCGGCGCAGACGGGTGCCGCCGGCTTATGCGGCCTCGTCAACAATGCGGGCATAGCCGTGGCCGCACCGCTCGAATGTGTCTCCCTGGGAAAATTCCGCCGGCAACTGGAGGTCAACGTCATCGGTGCGCTGGCGGTGACGCAACGTTGCCTGCCATTGCTGCGCCAGGGGAGGGGAAGGATCGTGAACATGAGTTCGGTGTCGGGCCTCGTCGCGCCGCCATTCGTGGGGCCCTATGCCGCGTCAAAATTCGCACTGGAGGCGCTGTCGGATGCCCTGCGGCTGGAACTCAAACCATGGCGCATTCACGTGGCCGTGGTCGAACCCGGACCGGTGGCCACGCCGATCTGGCAGAAGTCCCGCGACGCAGTCGCCCAGTTCATGGAAGATCTGCCGCCGACATACCGCATGCTTTACGGGCAGGCGACGCAGCAAATGGCGCGGGTCATGGAAGACGCGGCCGGCGCCGCCGTGCCCGCCGACTGGGTGGTTGCCGCGGTCGAGCACGCGCTGCTTTCACCACGTCCCCGCACGCGCTATCTCGCCAGTCGCGGCATGCGGTTCACCATGTGGTTGAGCCGGCTGCTTCCCGATCGCTGGCGCGATCGCGGGCTCCTGAAGCATTATGGATTGCCGGACTGA
- a CDS encoding TolC family protein — protein sequence MIGERSTPRLFALLMAGGLCGLNAGLAVAADEAAGTAQEQARLVDLLGVDRPLVSDEVLKSVARELTQGQGAQLYVEPRKVRLLPLRAAALEALQKNLSITVGHESAELVEQAIKEADAIFNPTFLFNVGFDQSTTYERSHFGTVSIQTFSPCFFGCNGDPLGFGGPSPLTGVNGSITIPPDILHPGTPRVNLLQFIQVSSSSLPPGHLCNQDPVLASGFCMKEVDASTSSKTGPTRTMKYSVEVDQQLPWGPSFSVGLFTTDHKVYYNQAQRLSFNRPYATTMVFNMTLPVPGGKDFGPQAPNDVSLRQAEKSAERAVWDLRSIINSTLLEVDNSYWQLVRSIENLAVVIDNRQHMEKIAEHTAHLYSQGLTTAYGKAQVDAELANLKTEEEAAKVAVITASNNLAPLLETSGESTDPYLILPRDYLPLLDKLLVVDAGQAVQQGLAHRPDLAAERVSKEQSEIALEFQRHQLRPDLKLTANVTAAQDNSQIGYRTYWKSIGAVGDPDTLSKNYNLNYHYPWGNRAFKAQFVQAEKSDEAEALTVRNVENTVGQQVNDALAAVFAARAQVDITEKNVNFAQTAYDKLVKRREIGGDVRELELVTKSQELLAARLNHINALINNKIAESNLLAAQGIIAAAYGEATAPSSVDIQRLESLAGYGVFKYFPQIFGHTTSRKTTTGDQK from the coding sequence ATGATCGGTGAGCGTTCAACTCCGCGGTTGTTCGCCCTGCTTATGGCGGGCGGCCTGTGCGGCTTAAACGCCGGACTGGCCGTTGCCGCGGATGAGGCAGCCGGCACGGCACAGGAACAGGCGCGACTCGTTGACCTTCTGGGCGTGGACAGGCCGCTGGTTTCCGACGAGGTACTGAAGTCCGTTGCCAGGGAATTAACGCAGGGACAGGGTGCCCAGCTGTATGTGGAACCCAGAAAGGTTCGATTGCTGCCTCTGCGCGCCGCCGCCTTGGAGGCGTTGCAGAAGAATCTGAGCATCACGGTTGGACATGAAAGTGCCGAACTGGTTGAACAGGCCATCAAGGAGGCCGACGCGATCTTCAATCCAACGTTTTTATTCAATGTCGGCTTTGATCAGAGCACCACCTATGAACGCAGTCATTTTGGCACCGTGAGCATACAGACATTCTCGCCCTGCTTTTTCGGCTGCAACGGGGATCCCCTGGGTTTTGGAGGCCCATCCCCCCTTACGGGGGTGAATGGGTCGATTACCATCCCTCCTGATATATTGCATCCAGGGACCCCGCGGGTGAACCTGCTGCAATTTATCCAGGTAAGTTCCAGTTCCTTGCCCCCCGGACATCTCTGCAATCAGGATCCGGTGCTTGCCAGCGGCTTCTGTATGAAGGAAGTCGATGCCAGTACGAGTTCGAAGACGGGTCCGACACGCACCATGAAATACAGCGTGGAGGTCGATCAGCAACTGCCGTGGGGCCCGAGCTTCAGTGTCGGCCTCTTCACCACCGATCACAAGGTGTATTACAACCAGGCACAACGCCTGTCTTTCAACCGGCCATACGCCACCACCATGGTGTTCAACATGACGCTGCCGGTGCCGGGCGGCAAGGATTTCGGCCCACAGGCGCCCAACGACGTGAGTTTGCGGCAGGCGGAAAAGAGCGCCGAGCGCGCCGTCTGGGATTTACGATCCATCATCAACTCCACACTACTCGAAGTGGATAACAGCTACTGGCAGCTGGTGCGCAGTATTGAAAATCTCGCCGTAGTCATAGACAACCGCCAGCACATGGAAAAAATCGCCGAGCACACAGCGCATCTGTATTCGCAGGGACTCACGACGGCCTATGGCAAGGCCCAGGTCGATGCCGAACTGGCGAATCTGAAGACCGAGGAGGAGGCCGCCAAGGTGGCCGTAATCACGGCCTCGAATAATCTGGCCCCTTTGCTAGAGACTTCCGGCGAGTCCACCGATCCCTACCTGATCCTGCCGCGTGACTATCTGCCGTTGCTGGACAAGCTGCTGGTTGTGGATGCCGGGCAGGCGGTGCAGCAGGGGCTGGCGCACCGTCCGGATCTGGCCGCCGAAAGAGTGTCGAAGGAACAAAGCGAAATCGCGCTGGAATTCCAGCGCCACCAGTTGCGCCCAGATCTGAAGCTCACCGCCAATGTAACTGCGGCGCAGGATAACTCACAGATCGGCTACCGGACCTATTGGAAGAGCATAGGCGCCGTGGGCGATCCAGACACCTTGTCCAAAAATTACAATTTGAATTATCACTATCCATGGGGGAACCGCGCCTTCAAGGCGCAATTCGTGCAGGCGGAAAAGAGCGACGAGGCGGAGGCGCTGACCGTACGCAACGTGGAGAACACCGTCGGACAGCAGGTGAATGACGCCCTTGCCGCTGTCTTTGCCGCCCGGGCGCAGGTTGATATTACCGAAAAAAATGTGAATTTTGCCCAGACGGCCTATGACAAGTTGGTCAAGCGTCGTGAGATCGGCGGCGACGTGCGCGAACTGGAGTTGGTGACCAAGTCGCAGGAATTGCTGGCGGCCAGACTGAATCACATTAATGCCCTCATCAATAACAAGATTGCCGAGTCAAACCTGCTTGCGGCGCAGGGCATCATTGCCGCGGCCTATGGCGAGGCCACCGCGCCGAGCAGCGTGGACATACAGCGCCTGGAGTCGCTTGCCGGCTACGGGGTGTTCAAGTATTTCCCGCAAATATTCGGACATACCACTTCCCGCAAGACCACCACCGGCGATCAGAAATAG